One Amycolatopsis tolypomycina DNA segment encodes these proteins:
- a CDS encoding STAS domain-containing protein, translated as MTTSRHTLSTSLSPVELPDALRLTTHRPAPGTAVVEVAGDLDLATAPRLRELITARATSTLTHLVIDLCGVRFLSATGFAAVEHGYLLATERGIACTVRVDATGRALRVIRLLPLRFAEALEPA; from the coding sequence ATGACCACCAGCCGGCACACGCTGTCCACGAGCCTCTCGCCCGTCGAACTGCCCGACGCCCTCCGGCTCACCACCCACCGGCCCGCACCGGGCACCGCGGTCGTCGAGGTCGCCGGCGACCTCGACCTCGCCACGGCCCCGCGATTGCGCGAGCTGATCACCGCCAGAGCGACCAGCACGCTCACCCACCTCGTGATCGACCTGTGCGGCGTGCGCTTCCTCAGCGCCACGGGCTTCGCGGCCGTCGAACACGGCTACCTGCTCGCCACCGAGCGGGGGATCGCCTGCACCGTCCGCGTCGACGCCACCGGCCGCGCGCTGCGCGTCATCCGCCTGCTGCCGCTGCGGTTCGCCGAAGCGCTCGAACCGGCCTGA
- a CDS encoding TIGR03619 family F420-dependent LLM class oxidoreductase translates to MSLGFSLPVFGKAAATPGGIARYAREAERAGAGGLWVGDRLLSPVAPVVSYPGYDTMPEEFHTAYDPFTALAIAAAVTETAVLGSSTINATQYQPANFARLLTSIDVASNGRLLPGLGIGWSPDEYAAVGVPMSERGKRLDDLLDLLESWWTKDTVAHEGVGYAIAESHVALKPVRKPPIHLAGFGEKSLRRVAERADGWLPVWSVPEQFPADVITSTLAKLRADAEQAGRDPQALGVALRVNAAPGTDAETIAASVTKIVELVAPDHTFVDLTYLTSSVDEHLDLTGRLLELTAKG, encoded by the coding sequence ATGTCACTTGGTTTCAGCCTTCCGGTGTTCGGCAAGGCGGCGGCCACCCCGGGCGGGATCGCGCGGTACGCGCGCGAGGCGGAGCGGGCGGGCGCGGGCGGCCTCTGGGTCGGTGACCGGCTGTTGTCGCCGGTCGCCCCGGTGGTGTCCTACCCGGGTTACGACACGATGCCCGAGGAGTTCCACACCGCGTACGACCCGTTCACCGCGCTGGCGATCGCCGCGGCCGTCACCGAGACCGCGGTCCTCGGCTCCAGCACCATCAACGCGACGCAGTACCAGCCCGCGAACTTCGCCCGGCTGCTGACCAGCATCGACGTCGCGAGCAACGGCAGGCTGCTGCCCGGCCTCGGCATCGGCTGGTCGCCCGACGAGTACGCGGCGGTCGGCGTGCCGATGTCCGAGCGCGGCAAGCGGCTCGATGACCTGCTCGACCTCCTCGAGTCGTGGTGGACGAAGGACACCGTGGCGCACGAAGGCGTCGGCTACGCGATCGCCGAGTCGCACGTCGCCCTGAAGCCGGTGCGCAAGCCTCCGATCCACCTGGCCGGCTTCGGCGAGAAGTCGCTGCGCCGGGTCGCCGAGCGGGCGGACGGCTGGCTCCCGGTCTGGTCGGTGCCCGAGCAGTTCCCCGCGGACGTCATCACCTCGACGCTGGCGAAGCTCCGCGCCGACGCCGAGCAGGCCGGCCGCGACCCGCAGGCGCTCGGCGTCGCCCTGCGGGTGAACGCCGCCCCGGGCACGGACGCGGAGACCATCGCCGCGTCGGTCACGAAGATCGTGGAACTCGTCGCCCCGGACCACACGTTCGTCGACCTCACCTACCTGACGAGCAGCGTGGACGAGCACCTCGACCTCACCGGACGGCTGCTGGAGCTGACCGCCAAGGGCTGA
- a CDS encoding choice-of-anchor P family protein → MAIVMAALLALSGLTVQPAAAADFGTKAIGDAVVATIVNRENHNCLDSDYNGNVYLNPCGARNYFQHWQAVGHTLVNVQTGRCLDSNNAGDVYTLICNNGEYQQWGGGGEHVVGNRKTLLAVTALDEHGVHAYAPIGLESQLWDTHLTEGLCDPDPLTMVVDEILEDDWTKIQDTQQSTEGIAGPWDWKVTTGVGTHITATTSASVGAEFAVGQFKATASGTVTEGVTHDMTYTVERPFHAIIPQGQVMYANYGAHRHNILFHWHRSAKDCTDLESGQYKLTVPFAQGFYWRCETRLDPDCRRKIEAANSGTPNAARLAESFYPYYALLELGPPTEPPPPVRKATSVAYTGPTTAAYHDSVVASAKVTSEGRPVGAGLVTFTLGRGSCVAGVGPSGTASCSIDITDTPGAATMRVSYGGTADFFPSSTSAAFTITKAPTKLAYTGTKHIANGEPARLAAVLTENGRLTGPLAGRTVHLTMGQGATQQACDATTDAAGAAQCEIASPDQPLNDTATVPVGASFAGDEFYLPSSDAAQARLQYYTGRAVGLEAAVNLPLLPLKLGPAPDTGPVRTATASRTSTPCTASLGVLVLNARALCPQVTTSLKPGTITSTVHVDDVHVGLPGLPVIDIAGLTATSTSTCTGTSGSATMTLKIAGVQVTVPTQPNSTIPLAGGGRIVVNEQKPVPGSDFGLAETAVHIVQPGLTGNLVDITVGTAVSASHHCT, encoded by the coding sequence GTGGCCATCGTCATGGCCGCATTACTGGCATTGTCCGGACTCACGGTGCAACCGGCCGCGGCCGCCGACTTCGGCACCAAAGCGATCGGGGACGCGGTGGTCGCCACCATCGTGAACCGCGAAAACCACAACTGCCTCGACAGCGACTACAACGGCAACGTCTACCTCAACCCGTGCGGCGCGCGGAACTACTTCCAGCACTGGCAGGCGGTGGGCCACACGCTGGTGAACGTGCAGACCGGCCGCTGCCTCGACAGCAACAACGCCGGTGACGTCTACACCCTGATCTGCAACAACGGCGAGTACCAGCAGTGGGGCGGCGGCGGCGAGCACGTCGTCGGCAACCGGAAGACGCTGCTGGCCGTGACCGCCCTCGACGAGCACGGGGTGCACGCCTACGCCCCGATCGGACTGGAATCGCAGCTCTGGGACACGCACCTGACCGAAGGCCTCTGCGACCCCGACCCGCTGACGATGGTGGTCGACGAGATCCTCGAAGACGACTGGACGAAGATCCAGGACACGCAGCAGAGCACCGAAGGCATCGCCGGGCCGTGGGACTGGAAGGTGACGACGGGCGTCGGCACGCACATCACGGCGACGACGTCCGCCTCGGTCGGCGCGGAATTCGCCGTCGGGCAGTTCAAGGCGACGGCGTCGGGCACCGTCACCGAAGGCGTCACGCACGACATGACCTACACCGTCGAACGGCCCTTCCACGCCATCATTCCGCAGGGCCAGGTCATGTACGCCAACTACGGCGCGCACCGGCACAACATCCTGTTCCACTGGCACCGCAGCGCGAAGGACTGCACGGACCTGGAAAGCGGCCAGTACAAACTCACCGTGCCGTTCGCGCAGGGTTTCTACTGGCGTTGTGAAACGCGCCTGGATCCCGACTGCAGGCGGAAGATCGAAGCGGCGAACAGCGGGACGCCCAACGCGGCACGGCTCGCGGAGTCGTTCTACCCGTATTACGCCCTGCTCGAACTGGGCCCGCCGACCGAGCCCCCGCCGCCGGTCCGGAAAGCGACCAGCGTCGCCTACACCGGCCCGACGACCGCGGCCTACCACGACTCCGTCGTCGCGTCGGCGAAGGTCACCAGCGAAGGCAGGCCGGTGGGCGCCGGCCTGGTCACCTTCACCCTCGGCCGCGGCAGCTGCGTCGCCGGGGTGGGCCCGTCCGGCACCGCGTCCTGCTCGATCGACATCACGGACACGCCGGGCGCGGCGACGATGCGCGTCAGCTACGGGGGCACGGCCGACTTCTTCCCCAGCAGCACGAGCGCGGCCTTCACCATCACCAAGGCACCGACGAAGCTGGCTTACACGGGCACCAAGCACATCGCCAACGGCGAGCCCGCCCGCCTGGCCGCCGTGCTGACCGAGAACGGGCGCCTCACCGGTCCGCTCGCGGGCCGCACGGTGCACCTCACCATGGGCCAGGGCGCGACGCAGCAAGCCTGCGACGCGACGACGGACGCCGCCGGGGCCGCGCAGTGCGAGATCGCGTCGCCGGACCAGCCGCTGAACGACACCGCGACCGTGCCGGTCGGGGCGAGTTTCGCGGGCGACGAGTTCTACCTGCCGTCCAGCGACGCGGCGCAGGCCCGGCTGCAGTACTACACCGGGCGGGCCGTCGGGCTCGAGGCCGCGGTGAACCTGCCGCTCCTGCCGCTGAAACTGGGTCCGGCGCCGGACACCGGGCCGGTCCGCACGGCCACGGCGTCGCGGACCAGCACGCCGTGCACCGCGTCGCTCGGCGTCCTGGTGCTCAACGCCCGCGCGCTGTGCCCGCAGGTCACGACCAGCCTGAAGCCGGGCACGATCACGTCCACCGTGCACGTCGACGACGTCCACGTCGGACTGCCGGGCCTGCCGGTGATCGACATCGCCGGGCTGACCGCGACGTCCACCAGCACCTGCACCGGGACGAGCGGCTCGGCGACGATGACGCTGAAGATCGCCGGCGTCCAGGTGACGGTACCGACCCAGCCGAACAGCACGATCCCCCTCGCCGGCGGCGGCCGGATCGTCGTCAACGAGCAGAAACCGGTGCCGGGCAGCGACTTCGGGCTGGCCGAAACCGCCGTGCACATCGTGCAGCCGGGGTTGACGGGCAACCTGGTCGACATCACCGTCGGCACCGCGGTGAGCGCGTCGCACCACTGCACGTAG
- a CDS encoding vWA domain-containing protein: MHRIMPMYLVVNTSRSMAGRLVEVRNVLTALADELLESPVLGDRVRVSLVTFAEHARCVLPLSDLTELAEFPALSPGRETRFGPAFQLLARLTSADSATHLAAGMLFDRPLVLLVTDGVPADRGWREAFDHFYRQAHPRIILITVGVEQSQAREILDSVRISGIRMLGDSPDQPLAKQILADLMAYTDELVTSRAIGNRNTGGRQDFA; this comes from the coding sequence ATGCACCGGATCATGCCGATGTACCTGGTGGTGAACACTTCGCGATCGATGGCCGGGCGTCTGGTCGAGGTCCGGAACGTGCTCACCGCGCTGGCCGACGAACTCCTGGAATCGCCGGTCCTGGGCGACCGGGTGCGGGTCAGCCTGGTGACCTTCGCCGAACACGCCCGATGCGTCCTCCCGCTTTCCGACCTGACCGAGCTGGCCGAGTTCCCTGCCCTGTCGCCCGGACGGGAAACCCGTTTCGGGCCCGCCTTCCAGTTGCTCGCCCGGCTGACCAGCGCCGACTCGGCCACCCACCTGGCCGCCGGGATGTTGTTCGATCGGCCGCTGGTGCTGCTGGTGACCGACGGGGTCCCCGCGGACCGCGGCTGGCGAGAAGCGTTCGACCACTTCTACCGGCAAGCCCATCCCCGCATCATCCTCATCACCGTGGGGGTGGAGCAGTCCCAGGCGCGGGAGATCCTCGATTCCGTGCGGATCTCCGGCATCCGGATGCTCGGCGATTCGCCGGACCAGCCACTGGCCAAGCAGATCCTGGCCGACCTGATGGCCTACACCGACGAACTCGTGACCTCCCGGGCGATCGGCAACAGGAACACAGGCGGTCGGCAGGACTTCGCGTGA
- a CDS encoding phosphotransferase: MNDEAWPPVPPRIAEAEVGIGDQLARGGASTVFSIAGPRKTLLYKKYSRPRDAGELDELVGTHAGWDAKTLERVRHTLAWPVATVGEDGQAVGALVVRAAADFQFTLPSGRTRVRDFNFLLYEKRSEKLGVPRATDRDKVDLLRALLDVLSWLDDHGFVHEDLASHNLLWKLGPAEVFVLDCDSLRPLGGDSSSPLYTTVDWTDPRVLAGEVSRPDRASTSYVLGLLVPRVLISPHWYPNDPLPPERLPAALTELVVRASGPAASRPSLTEWARGLDKASAQTTGTVVEPAPVGDPAAVRTADRWIFAGGLLLGALLAIFVLARFV; this comes from the coding sequence GTGAACGACGAAGCCTGGCCGCCCGTACCGCCCCGCATCGCGGAAGCCGAAGTCGGCATCGGCGATCAACTGGCCCGCGGTGGCGCGTCGACCGTCTTCTCGATCGCCGGCCCGCGGAAGACGCTGCTGTACAAGAAGTACAGCCGGCCGCGCGACGCCGGGGAGCTGGACGAGCTGGTCGGCACCCACGCCGGCTGGGACGCGAAGACCCTCGAGCGGGTCCGGCACACGCTGGCCTGGCCGGTCGCGACGGTGGGCGAGGACGGCCAGGCCGTCGGGGCGCTGGTCGTGCGCGCCGCGGCCGACTTCCAGTTCACCCTGCCCTCGGGCCGGACACGGGTCCGCGACTTCAACTTCCTGCTGTACGAAAAGCGGTCCGAAAAGCTCGGCGTGCCGCGGGCCACCGATCGCGACAAGGTCGATCTCCTCCGCGCTCTGCTGGACGTGCTGTCGTGGCTGGACGACCACGGCTTCGTGCACGAGGACCTCGCCTCGCACAACCTCCTGTGGAAACTCGGCCCGGCCGAGGTGTTCGTGCTCGACTGCGACTCGCTGCGGCCGCTCGGCGGCGACAGCTCCTCGCCGCTCTACACCACGGTCGACTGGACGGACCCCCGCGTGCTCGCCGGCGAGGTCTCGCGGCCGGACCGGGCGTCGACGTCGTACGTCCTCGGTCTCCTGGTACCTCGCGTGCTGATCTCGCCCCACTGGTACCCGAACGATCCCCTGCCGCCCGAGCGGCTTCCCGCCGCGCTCACCGAGCTGGTCGTCCGGGCGTCCGGGCCCGCGGCGTCCCGGCCGTCGCTGACCGAGTGGGCGCGCGGCCTGGACAAGGCGTCGGCCCAGACCACCGGCACCGTGGTGGAACCGGCGCCGGTCGGCGACCCGGCCGCGGTGCGGACGGCGGACCGGTGGATCTTCGCCGGCGGGCTGCTGCTCGGCGCCCTCCTGGCGATCTTCGTCCTGGCGAGGTTCGTATGA
- a CDS encoding lytic polysaccharide monooxygenase auxiliary activity family 9 protein, translated as MRRRSFSGSGTARRSLIALVIAGLSCLFVGVPAASAHGTIVGPATRAYQCWKDWGSQHTNPAMQQQDPMCWQAFQANADTMWNWMSALRDGLKGNFQGSTPDGQLCSNGLARNNSLNTPGQWRTTSIGANFSMHLYDQASHGADYFRVYVSKNGFNPATQRLGWGNLDFITQTGRYAPAKDITFNVQTSGYRGHHVIFTIWQASHLDQTYMWCSDVNFG; from the coding sequence ATGCGCAGGCGCAGTTTCTCCGGGTCCGGTACCGCACGACGCAGCCTGATCGCCCTCGTCATCGCCGGGCTGTCCTGCCTGTTCGTCGGGGTGCCTGCCGCCTCGGCGCACGGCACCATCGTCGGTCCCGCGACCCGCGCCTACCAGTGCTGGAAGGACTGGGGCAGCCAGCACACCAACCCGGCCATGCAGCAGCAGGATCCCATGTGCTGGCAGGCTTTCCAGGCCAACGCCGACACCATGTGGAACTGGATGAGCGCGCTGCGGGACGGGCTGAAGGGCAACTTCCAGGGGTCGACGCCCGACGGGCAGCTCTGCAGCAACGGCCTGGCGCGCAACAACTCCCTGAACACCCCCGGCCAGTGGCGGACCACCAGCATCGGCGCGAACTTCTCGATGCACCTGTACGACCAGGCGAGCCACGGTGCCGACTACTTCCGCGTCTACGTCAGCAAGAACGGGTTCAACCCCGCCACCCAGCGCCTCGGCTGGGGCAACCTGGACTTCATCACCCAGACCGGCCGCTACGCCCCGGCGAAGGACATCACGTTCAACGTCCAGACCTCCGGCTACCGCGGCCACCACGTCATCTTCACCATCTGGCAGGCTTCGCACCTCGACCAGACGTACATGTGGTGCAGTGACGTGAACTTCGGCTGA
- a CDS encoding RICIN domain-containing protein: protein MRPTHSVLRRALSRAARLLALTALAGGLLTAGPQQAQASTAGFKGVNWADARDNFVNGVLYVSGLGASDTYASAATTANQVVGQLYSITGADTVRMPVNEPTVAQYWGTYTGAIDTALTKGKVILAYWAYTGGKPPDTAKFQQMWDTIVAKYGSNPNAYFEVINEPHGFGTADLNNFYNGWLARYPGVPRGRVILDGAGLAQNVPAVGGDRRLDGTLLAAHDYSFFAGYESENEWADHLGGYIGAYADRTVVTEWGGPMSPGSKNGVQYDTIDYNIPSGSFFADYVRGVSAKMRSLGVGSVYWPGLRDGDWYSMTTKTGTGAGIKLSLSNPSGLARLRYAWGSGSGGGTYVRIVNAATGLYLDGLGRTASGATAGQASGDPGRYDQQWVVENSGNRVRIKNRATGLYLDGGGRTTNGAAVTQYASSTSGNQQWLVVTDANNVRIRNGGTGLYLDGMGRTSSGADLGQYGTSASANQRWRIVAAG, encoded by the coding sequence ATGAGACCCACCCATTCCGTGCTCCGCAGGGCGCTGTCCCGGGCGGCCAGGCTGCTGGCGCTGACGGCGCTCGCCGGCGGGCTGCTGACCGCCGGCCCGCAGCAGGCCCAGGCGTCCACGGCCGGCTTCAAGGGCGTCAACTGGGCCGACGCGCGCGACAACTTCGTCAACGGCGTGCTGTACGTGTCCGGGCTCGGCGCCTCCGACACCTACGCCTCCGCCGCCACCACGGCGAACCAGGTGGTCGGGCAGCTGTACTCGATCACCGGGGCCGACACCGTCCGGATGCCGGTCAACGAGCCGACGGTCGCCCAGTACTGGGGCACCTACACCGGGGCGATCGACACCGCGCTCACCAAGGGCAAGGTGATCCTCGCCTACTGGGCCTACACCGGCGGCAAGCCACCGGACACCGCGAAGTTCCAGCAGATGTGGGACACGATCGTCGCCAAGTACGGCAGCAACCCGAACGCCTACTTCGAGGTCATCAACGAGCCGCACGGCTTCGGCACCGCCGACCTGAACAACTTCTACAACGGCTGGCTGGCCCGGTACCCGGGCGTGCCGCGCGGCCGGGTGATCCTCGACGGCGCCGGCCTGGCCCAGAACGTGCCCGCGGTCGGCGGCGACCGGCGGCTCGACGGGACCCTGCTGGCGGCCCACGACTACTCGTTCTTCGCCGGCTACGAAAGCGAAAACGAGTGGGCCGACCACCTCGGTGGCTACATCGGCGCGTACGCCGACCGGACGGTCGTCACCGAGTGGGGCGGCCCGATGTCGCCCGGCAGCAAGAACGGCGTGCAGTACGACACCATCGACTACAACATCCCGAGCGGCTCGTTCTTCGCCGACTACGTCCGGGGCGTCAGCGCGAAGATGCGCAGCCTCGGCGTGGGCAGCGTCTACTGGCCGGGCCTGCGCGACGGCGACTGGTACAGCATGACGACCAAGACCGGCACGGGCGCGGGCATCAAGCTGTCGCTGTCGAACCCCAGCGGGCTGGCCCGGCTGCGGTACGCGTGGGGCTCCGGCAGCGGCGGCGGCACGTACGTCCGGATCGTCAACGCCGCCACCGGCCTGTACCTCGACGGACTGGGCCGGACGGCCAGTGGCGCCACGGCCGGCCAGGCGAGCGGCGACCCGGGCCGGTACGACCAGCAGTGGGTCGTCGAGAACTCCGGCAACCGCGTGCGCATCAAGAACCGCGCCACCGGCCTCTACCTCGACGGTGGGGGCCGCACCACCAACGGCGCCGCGGTGACGCAGTACGCGAGCAGCACCAGTGGCAACCAGCAGTGGTTGGTCGTGACCGACGCGAACAACGTCCGCATCCGCAACGGCGGCACCGGCCTGTACCTCGACGGCATGGGCCGCACGAGCAGCGGCGCCGACCTCGGCCAGTACGGCACCAGTGCCAGCGCCAACCAGCGGTGGCGCATCGTCGCGGCAGGCTGA
- a CDS encoding glucose 1-dehydrogenase translates to MRALTVVPEQRGSLRVGTVPDPHPAHGELLVRGLALGVCGTDKEIARGEYGWAPPGRDRLVLGHESLGQVIEPAGDFAAGDLVAGIVRRPDPVPCGACAAGEFDMCRNGRYTERGIKEIDGYGSELWTVEADYAVRLDPRLRDVGMLMEPTTVVAKAWEQIQRVGERAWFEPKRVLVTGAGPIGLLGALLGVQRGLDVHVLDRVADGPKPRLAEALGATYHAEPVEKVLPSLEPDIVLEATGVGSLVFDAMAGTGAYGIVCLTGVSPTGRHLTVDAGSINRELVLENDVVIGSVNANHRHYRAAADALGRADLDWLGGLVTRRVPLSRAADAFEAGDADVKVVLDLER, encoded by the coding sequence ATGCGAGCACTGACCGTGGTGCCGGAACAGCGGGGGTCCCTGCGGGTCGGCACCGTGCCCGACCCGCACCCGGCGCACGGCGAGCTGCTCGTGCGGGGCCTCGCGCTGGGCGTGTGCGGCACGGACAAGGAGATCGCCCGCGGCGAGTACGGCTGGGCACCACCGGGCCGGGACCGGCTGGTGCTGGGCCACGAGTCACTCGGTCAGGTGATCGAGCCGGCCGGCGACTTCGCGGCGGGCGACCTCGTCGCCGGGATCGTCCGGCGGCCCGACCCGGTGCCGTGCGGCGCGTGCGCGGCCGGCGAGTTCGACATGTGCCGCAACGGCCGCTACACCGAGCGCGGCATCAAGGAGATCGACGGCTACGGCAGCGAGCTGTGGACCGTCGAAGCGGACTACGCGGTGCGCCTCGACCCGCGCCTGCGGGACGTCGGCATGCTGATGGAGCCCACGACGGTGGTCGCGAAGGCGTGGGAGCAGATCCAGCGCGTCGGCGAACGCGCGTGGTTCGAACCGAAGCGGGTGCTGGTGACCGGCGCGGGCCCGATCGGGCTGCTCGGGGCGCTGCTGGGCGTCCAGCGCGGCCTCGACGTCCACGTCCTCGACCGCGTCGCCGACGGGCCCAAGCCCCGGCTCGCCGAGGCGCTCGGGGCGACCTACCACGCCGAGCCGGTCGAGAAGGTGCTGCCGTCACTCGAACCCGACATCGTCCTGGAGGCCACCGGCGTCGGTTCGCTGGTGTTCGACGCGATGGCGGGGACCGGCGCGTACGGGATCGTCTGCCTCACCGGCGTCTCCCCCACCGGACGGCACCTCACCGTGGACGCGGGGAGCATCAACCGCGAGCTCGTCCTCGAAAACGACGTCGTCATCGGCTCGGTGAACGCCAACCACCGCCACTACCGCGCGGCCGCCGACGCACTCGGCCGCGCGGACCTGGACTGGCTGGGCGGGCTCGTCACCCGGCGGGTGCCCCTGAGCCGGGCCGCGGACGCCTTCGAGGCGGGCGACGCCGACGTCAAGGTCGTCCTCGACCTCGAGCGGTGA
- a CDS encoding glycoside hydrolase family 15 protein gives MAPIEDYAILGDLHTAALLSRDGAIDWLCLPRFDSPACFAALLHDEHAGTWRLAPASGGPAARRAYRGDSLIMTTEWDTPDGTVRVLDFMPPRGEAADVVRIVEGVSGRVPMRMLLRLRFGYGAVTPWVRSENGEFVAVAGPDAIRVRTPVPLHGEDMATHAEFTVAAGERVPFVLTHSASHHPRPRSADAETALAETERFWADWIGRCRYDGQWPDAVRRALITLKALTYAPTGGILAAATTSLPERLGGSRNWDYRYCWLRDATFTLQALIGTGYHEEARAWREWLVRAVAGDPADLQIMYGLDGTRLLPESTLDWLSGYEDSAPVRIGNAAAGQFQLDVWGEVLDGLHLVREAGLPTFHPAWDLQRALLEFLEGNWDRPDNSLWEVRGPRRHFVHSKVLAWAGVDRAVHTVQAHGLDGPAGDWRALRDKIHQDVCAHGYDADRTTFTQFYGSRGLDAALLLIPRVGFLPAADPRVRGTVDAVRAELAHDGFVRRYDADADGGVDGLPGGEGSFLACSFWLADALHATGRRREARSLFERLLGLRNDVGLLSEEYDTELGRQVGNTPQAFSMVGLVNTARQLSGAETGTNAPGADQRS, from the coding sequence GTGGCCCCGATCGAGGACTACGCCATCCTGGGCGACCTGCACACGGCCGCGCTGCTCTCGCGCGACGGCGCGATCGACTGGCTCTGCCTCCCGCGCTTCGACTCCCCGGCCTGCTTCGCCGCCCTCCTGCACGACGAGCACGCCGGCACCTGGCGGCTCGCCCCGGCGAGCGGCGGGCCCGCGGCCCGGCGGGCGTACCGCGGCGACTCGCTGATCATGACGACCGAGTGGGACACCCCCGACGGCACCGTCCGCGTCCTGGACTTCATGCCGCCCCGCGGGGAAGCCGCCGACGTCGTCCGGATCGTCGAAGGCGTTTCGGGCCGGGTGCCGATGCGCATGCTGCTGCGGCTGCGGTTCGGCTACGGTGCCGTCACGCCGTGGGTCCGCAGTGAGAACGGCGAGTTCGTCGCGGTCGCCGGGCCCGACGCGATCCGGGTCCGCACGCCGGTGCCGCTGCACGGCGAAGACATGGCGACGCACGCGGAGTTCACCGTCGCGGCCGGGGAACGCGTCCCGTTCGTCCTCACCCACAGCGCGTCCCACCACCCGCGCCCGCGGTCCGCCGACGCCGAAACCGCGCTGGCCGAGACCGAACGCTTCTGGGCGGACTGGATCGGCCGCTGCCGGTACGACGGCCAGTGGCCGGACGCGGTCCGCCGCGCGCTGATCACCCTCAAGGCCCTCACCTACGCCCCGACCGGCGGCATCCTCGCCGCCGCGACGACGTCGCTGCCCGAACGGCTCGGCGGGTCGCGCAACTGGGACTACCGCTACTGCTGGCTGCGCGACGCCACCTTCACCCTGCAGGCCCTGATCGGCACGGGCTACCACGAAGAAGCCCGCGCGTGGCGCGAATGGCTCGTCCGCGCGGTCGCGGGCGACCCCGCCGACCTGCAGATCATGTACGGCCTCGACGGCACCCGCCTGCTGCCGGAGTCGACGCTGGACTGGCTGTCCGGCTACGAGGATTCGGCGCCGGTCCGGATCGGCAACGCGGCGGCCGGCCAGTTCCAGCTCGACGTCTGGGGCGAGGTCCTCGACGGCCTCCACCTGGTCCGCGAAGCCGGGCTGCCGACGTTCCACCCGGCATGGGACCTGCAGCGCGCGCTGCTCGAGTTCCTCGAGGGCAACTGGGACCGGCCGGACAACAGCCTGTGGGAGGTCCGCGGGCCGCGGCGGCACTTCGTCCACTCCAAGGTGCTGGCCTGGGCCGGCGTCGACCGCGCGGTGCACACGGTGCAGGCCCACGGCCTCGACGGCCCGGCCGGCGACTGGCGGGCGCTGCGGGACAAGATCCACCAGGACGTCTGCGCGCACGGGTACGACGCCGATCGCACCACGTTCACCCAGTTCTACGGCTCACGCGGGTTGGACGCGGCGCTGCTGCTCATCCCGCGCGTCGGCTTCCTGCCGGCCGCGGACCCCCGGGTCCGCGGGACGGTCGACGCGGTCCGCGCGGAGCTGGCCCACGACGGGTTCGTCCGGCGCTACGACGCCGACGCCGACGGCGGTGTCGACGGCTTGCCCGGCGGCGAGGGCAGCTTCCTGGCGTGCAGCTTCTGGCTCGCGGACGCGCTCCACGCGACCGGCCGCCGGCGCGAGGCCCGGTCGCTGTTCGAGCGGCTTCTCGGCCTGCGCAACGACGTGGGGCTGCTGTCGGAGGAGTACGACACCGAGCTGGGGCGGCAGGTGGGGAACACGCCGCAGGCGTTCAGCATGGTCGGGCTGGTCAACACGGCCCGGCAGCTCTCGGGTGCCGAGACCGGCACGAACGCGCCGGGGGCGGACCAGCGCTCCTAG
- a CDS encoding TetR/AcrR family transcriptional regulator encodes MRADAARNLELLLTTGARMLAEDPATSIAAIAAEAGVDRRTVYRRFTSREELLSAVYQARLDAIEAAIEAARFHEAPVLEALDAYVRGIVRVNRTWPTEVSRMRSDPEIWARRQRAIEEVDRFVMRAILEGFLRAGLPPSWPTSVLGSLLGLSTKDLSVLNDRLAADVIIDTFLRAFGKGEHARLQGPARG; translated from the coding sequence GTGAGAGCTGACGCCGCGCGCAATCTCGAGCTGCTGCTGACCACGGGCGCCCGTATGCTCGCCGAAGACCCGGCCACGAGCATCGCGGCGATCGCGGCGGAGGCCGGCGTCGACCGCCGGACCGTCTACCGCCGGTTCACCAGCCGGGAGGAGCTGCTGTCCGCGGTCTACCAGGCCCGTCTGGACGCGATCGAAGCGGCGATCGAGGCGGCCCGGTTCCACGAGGCGCCGGTTCTGGAGGCCCTGGACGCGTACGTCCGGGGGATCGTCCGGGTCAACCGCACCTGGCCGACCGAAGTGAGCCGGATGCGCTCGGACCCGGAGATCTGGGCGCGGCGGCAGCGCGCGATCGAGGAGGTCGACCGGTTCGTCATGCGGGCCATCCTCGAGGGCTTCCTGCGGGCGGGACTGCCGCCCAGCTGGCCCACCAGCGTTCTGGGGTCATTGCTGGGTCTGTCCACAAAGGACCTGTCGGTCCTGAACGACCGCCTAGCCGCGGACGTCATCATCGACACGTTCCTCCGCGCCTTCGGCAAGGGCGAGCACGCTCGGCTGCAGGGACCGGCTCGCGGCTAG